A stretch of Mus caroli chromosome 5, CAROLI_EIJ_v1.1, whole genome shotgun sequence DNA encodes these proteins:
- the Bri3bp gene encoding BRI3-binding protein isoform X2, translated as MGARASQEPRTRARAGLRVLLLVLLLALLLLALVAPGAQGARGRGAADKNSHRRATSSFSQSVSSLFGEDNVRAAQKLLSRLTERFVQGVDMFLETLWKVWMELLEVLGLDDNGGRACSDGDLGHLEPLEARRGQKRLPRALTQYPTCHSTSAQPPCPTAPPGPWCWLVWFSWPTGSCL; from the exons ATGGGCGCGCGCGCGTCCCAGGAGCCCCGGACCCGGGCCCGGGCCGGGTTGCGGGTGCTGCTGCTGGTTCTACTTCTGGCGCTGCTGCTGCTGGCGCTGGTGGCTCCTGGAGCGCAGGGGGCTCGGGGCCGCGGGGCTGCGGACAAGAACAGCCACCGGCGCGCGACGAGCAGCTTCTCGCAGAGCGTGAGCAGCCTCTTCGGAGAGGACAACGTGCGCGCGGCTCAGAAG TTACTGTCCAGGCTGACCGAGCGGTTCGTGCAGGGGGTGGACATGTTCTTAGAGACGTTATGGAAAGTTTGGATGGAGCTCTTAGAAGTCCTTGGGCTTGACG ACAATGGAGGTAGAGCCTGCAGTGATGGTGACCTGGGCCACCTGGAGcctctggaagccagaagagggcagaagaggcTCCCGAGAGCCCTCACACAG TATCCAACCTGTCACAGTACTTCAGCCCAGCCTCCGTGTCCAACAGCCCCACCCGGGCCCTGGTGCTGGTTGGTGTGGTTCTCCTGGCCTACTGGTTCTTGTCTCTGA
- the Bri3bp gene encoding BRI3-binding protein isoform X1, protein MGARASQEPRTRARAGLRVLLLVLLLALLLLALVAPGAQGARGRGAADKNSHRRATSSFSQSVSSLFGEDNVRAAQKLLSRLTERFVQGVDMFLETLWKVWMELLEVLGLDVSNLSQYFSPASVSNSPTRALVLVGVVLLAYWFLSLTLGFTFSLLHLVFGRFFWLVRVILFSMSCVYILHKYEGEPEHAVLPLCVVVAIYFMTGPMGYWRGSPGGLCSPSVEEKLEHLENQVRLLNIRLNRVLENLDRSKDK, encoded by the exons ATGGGCGCGCGCGCGTCCCAGGAGCCCCGGACCCGGGCCCGGGCCGGGTTGCGGGTGCTGCTGCTGGTTCTACTTCTGGCGCTGCTGCTGCTGGCGCTGGTGGCTCCTGGAGCGCAGGGGGCTCGGGGCCGCGGGGCTGCGGACAAGAACAGCCACCGGCGCGCGACGAGCAGCTTCTCGCAGAGCGTGAGCAGCCTCTTCGGAGAGGACAACGTGCGCGCGGCTCAGAAG TTACTGTCCAGGCTGACCGAGCGGTTCGTGCAGGGGGTGGACATGTTCTTAGAGACGTTATGGAAAGTTTGGATGGAGCTCTTAGAAGTCCTTGGGCTTGACG TATCCAACCTGTCACAGTACTTCAGCCCAGCCTCCGTGTCCAACAGCCCCACCCGGGCCCTGGTGCTGGTTGGTGTGGTTCTCCTGGCCTACTGGTTCTTGTCTCTGACCTTGGGCTTCACCTTCAGCCTCCTCCACCTGGTGTTTGGCCGCTTCTTCTGGCTCGTGCGTGTCATCCTGTTCTCCATGTCCTGCGTGTATATCCTACATAAGTACGAGGGCGAGCCCGAGCACGCGGTGCTGCCGCTCTGCGTCGTGGTGGCCATCTACTTCATGACGGGGCCCATGGGCTACTGGCGGGGCAGCCCCGGTGGCCTTTGCAGCCCCAGCGTGGAGGAGAAGCTGGAACACCTGGAGAACCAGGTGAGGTTGCTCAACATCCGCCTCAACAGGGTGCTCGAGAACCTTGACCGCTCCAAGGACAAGTGA